The genomic stretch CGGGGCTGCGGCAGGCGGACGGCGGCACGCTGCGTGTCCTCGGGCTGGACCCGCGTACCGATCGGCGCGTGCTTCTCCAGCTCATCGGCGCCCAGCTGCAGGAGGCGGCCCTGCCCGATGCGATCAAGGTCGCCGAGGCGTTGCGGATGTACGCCTCCTTCTACGACAAGCCGGCCGATTGGCGGGCGGTCATGGACGAATGGGGACTGGCGGACCGGAAGAACGTGCGGTTCGCCAACCTGTCCGGCGGCTGGAAGCAGCGGCTGTTCATCGCGCTGGCCCTGGTCGGCAATCCGAAGCTGGTCATGCTTGACGAGCTCACCACAGGCCTCGACCCGGCCGCCCGGCGTACGACCTGGGGTCTGATCCGCGAGATGCGCGAGCGCGGCGTCACGGTCGTGCTGGTCACCCACTTCATGGACGAGGCCGAGGCGCTGTGCGACCGCCTCGCCGTCATCGACCGGGGCCACGTCATCGCCGAAGGCACGCCCCGGGCCCTGATCGACAAGGCGGGCTCCGACTCGCTGGAGAACGCGTACTTCACCCTGACCGAGAGGACGGAAGCGGTATGAAAGGCATCACGCAGGTCGTCTCCGTCGAGCTGAAGCTCATCGTCCGGGATCCCATGTCGGGGTTCTTCGCGCTGGTCTTCCCCGCGATCATGCTCTGGGTCAAGCTGCGCGGCGGGAACAAACCGCTGCCGGGCGGCACGCCGTTGATCGACGCCACGGTGCCGATGTTGCTCGTCTTCGTCATCGGTCTGGCCGCTCTGGTCGTCCTCCCCGCCACGCTGGCCCACTACCGGGAGCGCCGGGTGCTGAAACGCCTCCGTGTCACTCCCGCCTCGCCGACGATGTTGTTCGGTGCGCAGTGGGTCGCCCACATGTTGCTGGCCGTCCTGGGGTCGGCGCTGCTGATCGCCGTCGGCGCGGTCGCGTACGGGCTGAGCGCACCCGCTCAGCTCCTGGGCGTCCTGGTGGCGTGGCTGCTGAGCGCCCTCAGCCTCGGCGCCATCGGCCTGCTCCTCGGCGCCCTCGTCCCCACCGGGCGGGCTGCGACGGTGATCGGCTTGAGCCTCTTCTTCCCCATGGTCTTCCTGTCCGGCGCCGTGATCCCGCGCGAGAGCATGTCCGGCTCCATGCGTGCCATCGGCGATCTCTTGCCCATGGCCCCTGCGGTCCAGGCGGTCCGCGACGGCTGGGCCGGCGGCGCGGCGTCGCCGATTACGCTGGGCGTCATGGTCGCGATCTCGGTCGTCGCGGGTGGCGCCGCTCTGCGGGCGTTCCGGTGGTAGGGCCCGGCGACGGCGTGGAGATCACGCGCTGGGATCGTGTGCAGCCGGCGCTGCCGTACCTGTTCATCCTCTTGCCTGGGGTCTTCGCCCTGCTGGGGGAGTGGCGGTGGGAAGTGCTGGCACTGACGGTGTTCGCGGCCGCTTGGCACTGGTTGATGGTGACCAAGTGGGCCGCGCGCCCGCTGCCGCTGATCGCCTACTTCGTCGTGCTGCTGGCCGTGCTCGCCGTCCTGGTCAGGATCGACACGGTGTTCACGGTGACCGGGGTGGGGGTGTTCGTCCAGTGCTTCGCTCTCCTGCCCGGGTGGTGGGCGTACGGAGGGGTGGCCGTCACGGTCGGTGTGCTGGTCGCCGCCCGCCTCCAGCCCGGCAGGCCCCTGGCCGAGCTGCTCTCCTCCTTCGTCGTCGGCGTGCTGATCGCTTCCGCCACCGGCCTGATCATCAGGACGATCGTCGACCAGAACGACCGGTACAAGGCGATGATCGGGGAGCTGAAGGACAAGAGCGCCAAACTGGCGGCGCTTGCCGAGGACAATGCGCACCTTCACGCGCAGCTCCTGAGCCAGGCTCGCGAGGCCGGCGTGCTGGAGGAACGGCAGCGCATGGCCAGGGAGATCCACGACACCGTCGCCCAAGGCCTGACCGCCATCCTCACCCAGGTCGAGGCGGCCGAGGCGGCGGTCGGGGAGGACGTGTCGGCGGCGCGCTCGCGCCTGGACACGGTACGGACCGTGGCCAGGGAAAGCCTGACCGAAGCCCGACGCTCCGTTCAGGCGCTGCGGCCGGGACCGTTGCAACACGAAGCCGAACTGGCGATCGTGATCCGGGACTTCGCGGAGAAGTGGGCGCGGAGCACGGGCGTGGCGGCGGCCGTGCGGGTCACCGGCGAGCCCCGTCCGCTGCACGTGGAGGTGGAGACGTCGCTCCTGCGGGTGGCGCAGGAGGCACTGCACAACGTCGCCAAGCACGCCTCGGCCGATCGGGTGCAGGTCACGTTGTCGTACATGGAGGATGTGGTGGCGCTGGACGTACGGGACAACGGTCGCGGGTTCGCGGCGGAGGCGACGCATGGGGGAGGCTTCGGCCTCACGGCGATGCGCCAGAGGGTGACCCGTTTAGCCGGAAATTTCGTGATTGAGACCGCCCCTGGCGAGGGCACCGGAATCTGCACCACCATCCCGGCCATCCCCGCCGGCCTTTCCACCTCCGCCGGCCCTTCCACCTCCGCCCTCCCCGACCCCGACCCGGGACTGTGACCATGTCGCCGATCCGTTTGATCATCGTGGACGACCACCCGATCGTCCGCGACGGCCTGCGCGGCATCTTCGACGCCGACGAGGCCTTCGAGGTCGTGGGCGAGGCCGCCGACGGCCCCGAGGCACTCGCGGTGGCCCTGCGCACCAATCCCGACGTCGTGCTCTTGGACCTCCGCATGCCGAAGATGACCGGCGCGGAGGTCATCCGCCGCCTCCGCGAGCAGACCCCCGACATCCGTGTCCTGGTGCTGACGACGTTCGACGACGACGGCGACGTCCTGCCCGCGATCGAGCAGGGCGCCACCGGCTACCTCCTCAAGGACACACCCCGCGCCGAGCTCCGTCGTGCCGTCCAGGCGGCGGCCCGCGGCGAAACCGTGTTGTCCCCGGCCGTGGCCGGCGTTCTGCGGCAGAAGGCGCGGGAGCCGGAACAACGCACGCTCAGCCCGCGGGAGCTCGAAGTGCTCACGCTCATCGCCCGTGGGGCGACCAACCGTGACATCGCCGGGCGGTTGTTCATCACGGAGGCGACCGTGAAGACGCATTTGCTGCATGTCTTCGCCAAGCTCGAGGTGAAGGATCGGGCGGCCGCGGTGGCGGTGGCGTACGAAAGGGGTCTGCTCAAGCCGGCAGCCGACGGCTGAGCCCACTCCACGGTCGTCTTGACAAGCCTCCACGTCCACCATGCGAGACGAGACACTAATCGCCTCCGGCGTACCTCCAGGCAACCAGAGGCTTCGAGCTGGATTAACAGTCAGTGACGGTGAGGCGACGCCCTTGCCGGCTTGCTACGGACGGCGGCCGTACCCTGTGACGTGGCAAAACATGAACACCCCTCTAGTGATGTCCGTCTTGCCCCGAAACCTGAGGTTTTCTGACACAGAAAAGTGTCGATCATGGTGACCGTTGGTCAACTCGCCCTCATTCTCTGTTATGGTCCCTTCTTGTCCAAAAATTGGGACAACCTATACCTCTAGGAGGATCATGAGGCGCACACAGAGGATGGTCGCCCTTACTACGGCGCTGGCGGCGGTCTCCGCTCCCCTGCTGGCCATCGCCTCTCCGGCGGCTGCAGCGCCCGCCAAGACCACCGCCACCCAGACGGTGCAGAACCTGCCGCTGGACTGGCTCACCCTCGACGGGCTCACCGGCACCCAGCTGACGCAGCGTGTCAAGCAGCTGCTGGGCAAGGGTTACGTCCCCGAGGCGTTGAGCGTGTCGAACGCGGCGAACCCGCAGTACACGTCCGTGTGGATCAAGGACACCACCCGCAAGGTGAACGTCCTGCAGGGCCTGTCGGCCACCAACCTGCAGAAGACCATCAGCGACCAGGTGAAGGCCGGCTTCCAGCCCGCCATGATCACCGGTACTGGTGTGGGCGCGGGAGCCGTCTTCGCGGCGGTCTTCGAGAAGACCACGGCGCAGGCCAAGTCCCAGCTGAGCATGACCGCGGAGGCCTTCGCCAAGGTCAACGCCGAGTTCAGCGCCGCCGGCTACGCCATCGCCTCGCTGGACGTGTACGGCACGGTCGAGAGGCCGCTGTACGCGGCCGTCTGGGTCGCCGGCGCAGCCACGGGCAGCGTTCAGGTGACCTTGGGCCAGACCGTGCAGCAGCGCGGTCAGGAGCTCCTGGCGAAGGCGAAGCAGGGGCTGCGTCCCGTGGTCATGGCCGTCGAGCCCGGCAAGCTCTACACCACCGTGTGGAGCAAGGGCAGCGTGACGGGGCTGAAGGAGCACCTGAACCTGTCCCGTCTGACCTACACGCTCCAGGACACGAAGATGAAGGCGCTGGGATACCGGCCGACCATCCTGGACACCGAGGGTGGCGTCTTCGCAGCGGTCTGGGCCAAGGCCAGCAGTTAAGACCCGTCGGTCCCGCCCGGTGATCGATATCAGCGGCGTCAGGCCGGCGATCGTGGGCTGAGTCCGGCACAGGAAGAGTGTGCCGGACTCAGCTCTACGATAATGCAGGTCAGCCACGATTGCGGCCGCCCGGCCGATGAGGGTGCACATCGTGGGCTTGGAAGGTGGTTCCGTACGGAGGGTCCTGGCCGTGAAGCCGGGGGGACCGTGGCTGGCGACCGTCGATCGCCCTCGGGCGAGGTTCCCAAGCCAGTCAGCACGCCGCGAAGCGGCTCTTGAAACAGAACGGGCTCTGGCGCGGTGTCAGCGGGCAAGAGGGGCGTTGACAGACGATTGGCGATAGTACGCACGGGGCCGCACTCTTCGTGTCCGACTTCAGCGCGCAACCGCTGATGAACGCAGCCGGGCTGATCCAAGTGAACGGCCAGCCCTCTACAAGCAGGCGCGCATAACTTTCTCGACATGAGAAAGCGATCTCCCGTCCTCGCCCTCCTGACGGTCGCTGCCGTGCTGGCCACGCCCGCGGCCGCGTCGGCCGCGTCGGTGGCGTCGGTCGCGTCGGTCGCGTCCGACTCGTCTGATTCGTCCGCCGGTCAGGCCAAGATCTTGTCCTTCCGCGGGATGAACCTGAAGATACCCGCCGACTGGCGGGTCTACCGCGACGGGGACAGCGTCGTGGTGGTGACCGGCTTGTTGTGCAAAAGGCCGGAGCCCTTCGCCCCGGACTGCGAAGGCTTCTGGATCTTCGGTCCGAGGGCGTACATGAATGTCCCGGTCGGGGGTGGTTCCATCACCTACACGGGCAAGACGCAGTTCCATCCGTTCAGCGGCGTGATCCCCTGCCCGTTCAATTCCAAGCTCAGCTGGTATCCGGGCGAGAAGGCAAGCTACCGAGGCCTGCGCCAGGTCGGCCCGGGACACAAGGCGAAGTACACGACCTGGCCGAACAGGTGCGTGACCAAAGACACCGGCCGTACGACGGCGAAATGGACGCAGCGGGAGTGGTTCCTGCCCACATCCAAGATCCTGGTGGTGGACGTCTGGAACACGTACGGGCTGTCGGGCGTGCTCAAGCGTGCCACCTGGAGCTGATCACTCCCTCCGCGTGACAGCGTCCGTACGGGAGTCGTGGGGTGTGCTGAGCGTGGGCTCAGACCGTTAATTCTTGTCGTGAGGTCCCGTAGCGTGACGCCTGCTCCTGTCGAGCTGTCGAGCTGTCGAACCCTCGTACTGGGATGGATCAGTTGAGCCGTATGCAAGAGAGTTGGCGCCTCCTCTGCGGACACGAGTTGCGCGGCGAGATCACTGCCGACGATGCCGATATGCCATGGCTGCACGGTTCCTTCGTCGCAGGACCCGCGTTCTCCAAGGTGAAGTCGCTGTTCGATCGTGAGCTGGAGCTGCTGGAAGATCTCGAGGCCGACCCTGAGGCTTCATATCCAGGACGATCGAGCCTGGTTCCGCTGGAGCGATGAGCCCTTCTCCAGGGATTAATCGTTCCAATAGGAAATCAGAGTGATCGCTGGTGCCAGGGCTCGGGATGCAGGCACTGCGGTCATCCGGTCGGCCGCAGATAAAAGAAGACCAAATTCGTCATTTTGGGCGCGCATAAAGAACGCGCTTTCGGCTGCTGCCTGTATGAGAAGCCATCTGGACCTTGGGTTGCGACGCGATCACGGCGGCTCGGCCGGTTCGAACTCGACGTCGGCTCCAATGAGCCGCAAAATTTCATGTCACAGAGATTGATGAAAAGAACTTTCAGAGCTATCTTCCTGATCAACACGTCCTTCCCCATAGGTCGTGCGATGTCGAAATGCTCCGTGACGGCGGCCCTCCCTTCCATCGAAGCCTGATCAGCATGCCGCCTATGTAGTTCTGTCGCCACGGGGCTCATCGACATCAAGGAGCTGGACGCCGACCCGTATCCCCCCATACGCACCTGTCCAGAGAGGTGAGCATGCCCACGATCGGCAGGCCGACCTGGCCCAAGCCCCTCAGATCAGCGATCATCGCCCTGTTAGTCGCTCTCGCGGCGGCGTTGATTCCCCGGCCCGCCTCAGCGGAGGGCGTCAGCGCCCTGGCTGTCGCTCACAAGAGCCCGTTCAACTGCGGGAAGACCTTCTACGCCAACAACTGGTACCCCGGCCACAACCCATCGGGCTCCCTCGACTGGCAGGACTACGGGGGCGACGACATCAACGGTGAAACGGTACGTGCCACCGCCTCGGGCACCGCGTACTTCTACGACGCCGGCAGCACGAGCTACGGCAAATGGATAGAAGTCCGTCACAGTGACGGCACCAGAACCCGCTATGCCCACCTCGCCACCATGGTGAGGTCGGCCGGCGGCTCCATGAGCGTCAGCCAGGGCACCACGATCGGGACCGTCGGCTCGACGGGCGGCTCCAACGCTCCGCACCTGCACTACGAACAGCGGACCTCCACCGGTACGGTCGACACCAGCCCGACCGTAGACGGCGTGACCGTGTCCTTGGGTGAGAAGAAGGCCATTTCGAGCACCAACGCCTGCGGCAGCAACCCTTACACCCCTGAGGAGGTCTGCGGCAGCGGTTACGCGGTCATCGACTCGGCCGGCCTCACTGGCGGTCGCACCTACCTGCTCTACAACTCGGGTAACGGCGACAACTGCGTCGTGACGTTGAAGACGACGAACCTCGGCTCACCGACGTCGATGTCGGCGTTCCTGGAGCCACAGGGGGAAAGCCGGACAACCGACTCGGGCAGCTACAGCTACTACGCGGGGCCTGTCAAGCGCAACGCACCCGGACAATGCGTCAGGTGGGGCGGCTCGATCGGCAGCAGCTCATACACCAGCCCCTTCGAGCACTGCGGTTAAGAACGTGACTCAAGCGGCACCATAGGTCAGGGCTACTACCCGATCACGGGAGTGGCCTTGACCTGCGGTGGAGCCCGTCGAGCCCGCACTCGGCGATGGCGCCCGTGCACGCACGCGGACGACGCCGCCGACCGGGGCGGTTACCCGCAGAACGTGGCGTGTGCGGCGACCACGTGGCCAGAAACCCAGGGACTCAGCCTCGGACGGTCGCGTCGCGGAAGATGAAGTAGTTCGAGTGGTCCGTGTGCAGGTAGTGGTGGAATCGCGTGGCCTTTGCCTGAGCTGTCTTGTCGGCGGTGACGACCGTGAGGAGGACGTACCTCTTGGTCGCGCTCGACCGGATCTTGCCGTAGACGTACTTGTCGAGAACCTTGTCTCGGCGCCACTTCACGGCCCGGGAGGAGTTCGCCAGGTGCTTGGCCGCGGCCTTGGCGGCCTTCTCGGTGGGGAAGGACATGATGACCTGGACCGCCGTGAGATGCCCCCGGTAGGCCGAGTAGGCCAGCTGGACCGCGCGCTCGCACTTGTTCTTGGCCAGCACGCCTTGCCTGTCGACCGGGGCGCAGGAGTCGTACGTCCAGCCGGCCACCTTCTCAGCCTTGAACGCGACGCTGCCCAGGCGGAAGTTCCAGTCGCCGAACTCGTCGTTGTCGATCGGTGAGCCCGGGCGTCCGCTCTCGCTGGGGCTCGGCTGGGCGGGCTCGGGTGTGGGGTCCGTGGTCGGCAGGGCCACGGCGGTGTTCGGGTCGGGGGCGTTCAGGTGCTTGTACACGCTGAACGTGAAGCCGCCCGGCAGCAGCACCGCCAGGATCGCGACCAGGGTGGTGACCACACCGGGGTACTCCCGCGGGCCGGGTTGCCGAGGGTATCCCATGCATTGATTGTGCTGTAGTTCATCACCTTCTGCCCCATCCGCACCAAGAGTGGTGCTGAATGATGTTCGCCTTCCGAAAGCCGGCTTAAGACGTCGTCTCATTTGGTGAGTCGGAGGTAGCAAATGAGTGCTGCCGCGACGGCGACGAAGGACAGGAAGCGGTCTGCGCGGCGTTCGTAGCGGCGGTGTGAACGGCGGCACCAGACCGGCCAGGAGGACGGTCAACATGGTAGGTACTCTCGGCATGGAGTTCTTCTGTTATCACCGCGATCGGCCTGACTCCGCGGCGCTGCGCGACGAGCTGCTGGAAGAGCACTGGTCTTACATGGACCGGTACGCGACGGAAATGATCGCCCGTGGCCCGACCTTCCGCCGCGGCAGCGACACGGCCACCGGCAGCGTGCACATCGTCGACCTGCCAGATCTCGCCACTGCGCGTGCGTTCGTCTTCGAAGAGCCCAACTACCAAGCCGGTGTGTACCGGGACGTGGTGTTGCGCCGATGGCGCAACGTGCTTGGGCGCACCATGTGGGATTTCCCTGGCGGCCGAGACGGCGGCAACCGGTATCTGGTGCTGGGCCTCGGCTCCGGGCAGGCTGCCGACCTTGTCCCGCCGGCCGACCGGGACGAACTGATCGCGTACGGGCCGCTGCTGTCCGACGACGGCACCACCTGGCTGGGTACGGCGCTGCTGGTCCGGGCGCCGGACCCGGATGCGGCACGCGCCGTCCTGACCCTGGACCGGTACGCCGACATCGAGGTCCACGACTGGGAGTTCGGCGGGCGGCGGTAATGAGCACTTGACCGTCGCCGAGGTGAGGCGGACCTTCCAACGTGTAAAAGGGGATGAACCTCTCCAGGTTCGGTGCAAGGCTGGGCTCGTGAGCGACATGCAAACCGTGGTCCTGGTCGAGGGAGCCAGTGATAAGTCGGCCATCGAAGCGTTGGCGGAGCGCCGTGGCCGGAACCTAGCGGTCGAGGGCATCTCGCTTGTGGCGATGGGCGGTGCCACGAACATCGGTACGTATATCGGCAGGTTCGGCCCTTCCGGTCCCAACCTCCGGCTGGCCGGGCTGTGCGACGTCGGGGAGGAAGGCGACTTCCAGAGGGCTCTCGAGCGCGCCGGCCTTGGATCCAACCTCGGCCGAAGCGATCTGGAGGCACTCGGATTCTTCGTGTGCGTCGCTGACCTGGAGGACGAGCTGATCCGCGCCCTCGGCACCGCCACGGTAGAGCGCGTTGTCGACGCCGAGGGCGAACTCAGCTCATTTCGTACGCTCCAGAAGCAACCCACATGGCGCGGGCGCACCACTCACGACCAACTACGCCGGTTCATGGGATCAGGCGGCGGCCGCAAGATCCGCTACTCTGGCCTGCTCGTCGCGGCACTCGATCTCGATCGCGTGCCGCGGCCGCTGGACATGCTGCTGGCCCACCTATGAAGCAGTCGGAGATGGTGCCCGAGAGTTTCTACTCCTCCTCGGCGAACACGATCTCGCGGCGCTTGCGAATCGTCGGAAGGACGGCGACGACGAGCGCTGCCACCGCCAGGGCCAGGAGCACCGCGGAGATCGGTCGGGTCACGAAGACCGACGCGTCGCCGCGCGAGATGATGAGCGCCCGCCGCAGGTTCTCCTCAAGCAAGGGTCCGAGGACGAAGCCGAGCAGCAGCGGCGCCGGCTCGCAGCCGCACTTGATCAGGATGTAGCCCAGGATCCCGAAGAACACGATCGCGTAGACGTCGTACGCGTTGAACCCCAGGGAATATGTGCCGATCGCGGCGAACAGGATGATCATCGGGAACAGCACCTGGTACGGGATGCGCAGCATGCGCACCCAGACGCCGATCAGCGGCAGGTTCAGCAGCACGAGCAGCACGTTGCCGATCCACATCGACGCGATCAGGCCCCAGAACAGCGCCGGTTCGTCGATGATGACGTTCGGGCCGGGGGTTATGCCGTGGACGATGAAGGCGCCGACCATCAGCGCCATGACCGGGTGGGCGGGCAGACCCAGGGTGAGCAGCGGGATGAACGACGTCTGCGCGGCCGCGTTGTTCGCCGACTCGGGGCCGGCGACGCCCTCGATCGCGCCGTGCCCGAACTCCTGCTGCCGCTTCGAGATCCGCTTCTCGACGGCGTACGAGGTGAACGAGGCCAGCACGTGGCCACCGCCGGGCAGGACGCCGAGCGCGGCGCCGAGACCAGTACCTCGCAGGATCGGGCCGACGATCCGGCGCCGGTCCTCGCGGGTCGGCCAGAGGTTCTTCACCTTGCTGACGATCGCCGTGCGGGTCTGCTCGTTCTCCAGGTTGCGCAGGATCTCGGCCACCCCGAACATGCCGACGGCGACCGACACGAAGTCGATGCCGCCGTACAGTTCGCGCTGGTCGAACGCGAACCGGGGCGTGCCGGTGTAGGTGTCCTGGCCGACCGTGCCGAACAGGACGCCGAGGAAGATCATCGCCAGTGCCTTGAGCGTCGAGCCGCGCGCCAGCGCGATCGACACGATCAGGCCGAGCAGCACCAGCGAGAAGTATTCGGCCGCGCCGAACCGCAACGCGACGCGGGCCAGCGGTGGGGCCGCCACGGCCAGGGCGACGGTGGCCACCGTACCCGCGATGAAGGACCCGACCGCGGCGGCGGCCAGCGCCGCGCCGGCCCGGCCTTGCCGGGCCATCTCGTGCCCGTCCAGCGCGGTGACCGCCGCCGACGACTCACCGGGCAGGTTGATCAGGATGGCGGTCGTCGAGCCGCCGTACTGTGCGCCGTAATAGATGCCGGCCAGCATGATCAGCGCTGTCACGGGCTCGAAGCTGAACGTGATCGGCAGCAGCATCGCCACCGTCGCTGTCGGCCCGATGCCGGGCAGCACGCCGACCGCCGTTCCGAGAAGCACTCCCACGAAGCAGTAGAGGACGTTCTGGACCAGGAGGGCCGTGGAGAAGCCCAGCGCGAGGTTGTCGAAAAGATCCATGCCTCAATCCGATGCCGCGTCAGAACCCCAGCCACGGGCCCCATAGCGGGATCCGCAGCTGAAGTCCGACGACGAAGATGAGCGTGCTGGCCGCGGTCAGCCCGGCGGCCACGGCCACGGCCGTGAGCGGCCGTACGCGCGAACTGGCCAGTGTGGTGAGCAGGGCGGTCACCGCCGACGTCGGTACGAATCCGAGGCCCCGGACGGTGAATCCGAAGAACAGGACGGCGAGCACGATGACGGCGACCGCACGCCAGGGGATCGGCCCGAACGAGATCACCTCGCCGGCGATGAGTCCCTTGATGACGATCGCCAGGCCCAGGGCCGCGACGACCGCGCCGACCAGCAGCGGGAAGGCGCCGGGGCCCATCCGCAGCGGGGTGCCCAGCTCGTAGCCGAGCGACCCCACCACGAATGCGCCACCGATCAGGACGAAGATTCCCCCGGCGAAGACGTCCGGGA from Nonomuraea polychroma encodes the following:
- a CDS encoding ABC transporter permease; this translates as MKGITQVVSVELKLIVRDPMSGFFALVFPAIMLWVKLRGGNKPLPGGTPLIDATVPMLLVFVIGLAALVVLPATLAHYRERRVLKRLRVTPASPTMLFGAQWVAHMLLAVLGSALLIAVGAVAYGLSAPAQLLGVLVAWLLSALSLGAIGLLLGALVPTGRAATVIGLSLFFPMVFLSGAVIPRESMSGSMRAIGDLLPMAPAVQAVRDGWAGGAASPITLGVMVAISVVAGGAALRAFRW
- a CDS encoding sensor histidine kinase, with protein sequence MEITRWDRVQPALPYLFILLPGVFALLGEWRWEVLALTVFAAAWHWLMVTKWAARPLPLIAYFVVLLAVLAVLVRIDTVFTVTGVGVFVQCFALLPGWWAYGGVAVTVGVLVAARLQPGRPLAELLSSFVVGVLIASATGLIIRTIVDQNDRYKAMIGELKDKSAKLAALAEDNAHLHAQLLSQAREAGVLEERQRMAREIHDTVAQGLTAILTQVEAAEAAVGEDVSAARSRLDTVRTVARESLTEARRSVQALRPGPLQHEAELAIVIRDFAEKWARSTGVAAAVRVTGEPRPLHVEVETSLLRVAQEALHNVAKHASADRVQVTLSYMEDVVALDVRDNGRGFAAEATHGGGFGLTAMRQRVTRLAGNFVIETAPGEGTGICTTIPAIPAGLSTSAGPSTSALPDPDPGL
- a CDS encoding tripartite tricarboxylate transporter TctB family protein, with product MERRRSFPDVFAGGIFVLIGGAFVVGSLGYELGTPLRMGPGAFPLLVGAVVAALGLAIVIKGLIAGEVISFGPIPWRAVAVIVLAVLFFGFTVRGLGFVPTSAVTALLTTLASSRVRPLTAVAVAAGLTAASTLIFVVGLQLRIPLWGPWLGF
- a CDS encoding M23 family metallopeptidase, with translation MPTIGRPTWPKPLRSAIIALLVALAAALIPRPASAEGVSALAVAHKSPFNCGKTFYANNWYPGHNPSGSLDWQDYGGDDINGETVRATASGTAYFYDAGSTSYGKWIEVRHSDGTRTRYAHLATMVRSAGGSMSVSQGTTIGTVGSTGGSNAPHLHYEQRTSTGTVDTSPTVDGVTVSLGEKKAISSTNACGSNPYTPEEVCGSGYAVIDSAGLTGGRTYLLYNSGNGDNCVVTLKTTNLGSPTSMSAFLEPQGESRTTDSGSYSYYAGPVKRNAPGQCVRWGGSIGSSSYTSPFEHCG
- a CDS encoding tripartite tricarboxylate transporter permease: MDLFDNLALGFSTALLVQNVLYCFVGVLLGTAVGVLPGIGPTATVAMLLPITFSFEPVTALIMLAGIYYGAQYGGSTTAILINLPGESSAAVTALDGHEMARQGRAGAALAAAAVGSFIAGTVATVALAVAAPPLARVALRFGAAEYFSLVLLGLIVSIALARGSTLKALAMIFLGVLFGTVGQDTYTGTPRFAFDQRELYGGIDFVSVAVGMFGVAEILRNLENEQTRTAIVSKVKNLWPTREDRRRIVGPILRGTGLGAALGVLPGGGHVLASFTSYAVEKRISKRQQEFGHGAIEGVAGPESANNAAAQTSFIPLLTLGLPAHPVMALMVGAFIVHGITPGPNVIIDEPALFWGLIASMWIGNVLLVLLNLPLIGVWVRMLRIPYQVLFPMIILFAAIGTYSLGFNAYDVYAIVFFGILGYILIKCGCEPAPLLLGFVLGPLLEENLRRALIISRGDASVFVTRPISAVLLALAVAALVVAVLPTIRKRREIVFAEEE
- a CDS encoding YciI family protein, whose amino-acid sequence is MVGTLGMEFFCYHRDRPDSAALRDELLEEHWSYMDRYATEMIARGPTFRRGSDTATGSVHIVDLPDLATARAFVFEEPNYQAGVYRDVVLRRWRNVLGRTMWDFPGGRDGGNRYLVLGLGSGQAADLVPPADRDELIAYGPLLSDDGTTWLGTALLVRAPDPDAARAVLTLDRYADIEVHDWEFGGRR
- a CDS encoding response regulator, whose protein sequence is MSPIRLIIVDDHPIVRDGLRGIFDADEAFEVVGEAADGPEALAVALRTNPDVVLLDLRMPKMTGAEVIRRLREQTPDIRVLVLTTFDDDGDVLPAIEQGATGYLLKDTPRAELRRAVQAAARGETVLSPAVAGVLRQKAREPEQRTLSPRELEVLTLIARGATNRDIAGRLFITEATVKTHLLHVFAKLEVKDRAAAVAVAYERGLLKPAADG
- a CDS encoding TOPRIM nucleotidyl transferase/hydrolase domain-containing protein, whose protein sequence is MQTVVLVEGASDKSAIEALAERRGRNLAVEGISLVAMGGATNIGTYIGRFGPSGPNLRLAGLCDVGEEGDFQRALERAGLGSNLGRSDLEALGFFVCVADLEDELIRALGTATVERVVDAEGELSSFRTLQKQPTWRGRTTHDQLRRFMGSGGGRKIRYSGLLVAALDLDRVPRPLDMLLAHL
- a CDS encoding ABC transporter ATP-binding protein, yielding MTAIIEINELRKSYKSSPALDGVTLRVERGEIFGIAGPNGAGKTTLVECVSGLRQADGGTLRVLGLDPRTDRRVLLQLIGAQLQEAALPDAIKVAEALRMYASFYDKPADWRAVMDEWGLADRKNVRFANLSGGWKQRLFIALALVGNPKLVMLDELTTGLDPAARRTTWGLIREMRERGVTVVLVTHFMDEAEALCDRLAVIDRGHVIAEGTPRALIDKAGSDSLENAYFTLTERTEAV